In Candidatus Krumholzibacteriia bacterium, the following proteins share a genomic window:
- a CDS encoding ATP-dependent 6-phosphofructokinase — MSNRLTPEQFKVKSLGECRVPSPLGLSPHVGDGLAHYVPDKTRVLYRIAGESEEDFSTHLFLERAGPRDHLYFDPAHTRAAVVTCGGLSPGVNNVIRSIVLELQFQYGVRDIIGFRYGYRGLNPERGYEPVPLTYELIRTIHNEGGSILGTSRGAEEVNVMVDRLVELGVDILFCIGGDGTLRGAHAMYEEIERRNLDIAIVGIPKTIDNDITFVYKTFGFDTAVEVVRSAIDGAHVEAIGSVNGVGLVKVMGRDSGFIAAYGALASMQVNFCLVPEVPFDLEGEGGFFDCLEKRLQRHGHAVVVVAEGAGQQFFPNATREQDASGNVVPRDIGVFLRDEIARYLRGRGQMFSMKYIDPSYMIRSVKANAGDAIFCDNLARNAVHAGMIGKTDVVIGLWHGIYTHVPIPLTVRGRKHIHPESYLWRSVVAATGQPMVMRARARR, encoded by the coding sequence ATGTCAAACCGACTGACCCCCGAGCAATTCAAGGTGAAGTCGCTGGGTGAGTGCCGCGTGCCCTCGCCCCTCGGACTGTCTCCGCACGTGGGTGACGGACTCGCGCACTACGTACCCGACAAGACCCGGGTGTTGTACCGCATTGCCGGCGAGTCCGAGGAGGACTTTTCCACCCATCTCTTCCTGGAGCGTGCCGGTCCGCGCGACCACCTCTACTTCGACCCCGCGCACACGCGTGCGGCCGTTGTCACATGCGGCGGCCTTTCGCCGGGGGTCAACAACGTCATCCGCTCCATCGTGCTGGAACTGCAGTTCCAGTACGGCGTGCGCGACATCATCGGGTTCCGCTACGGATACCGGGGTCTGAACCCGGAGCGCGGCTACGAGCCGGTTCCGCTTACCTACGAACTCATCCGCACCATCCACAACGAGGGCGGGTCCATCCTGGGAACCTCGCGGGGTGCGGAGGAAGTCAACGTGATGGTGGACCGGCTGGTGGAGTTGGGTGTGGATATCCTCTTCTGCATCGGCGGCGATGGAACGCTGCGCGGCGCCCACGCCATGTACGAGGAGATCGAGCGGCGCAACCTCGACATCGCCATCGTGGGCATTCCCAAGACCATCGACAACGACATTACCTTCGTCTACAAGACGTTCGGTTTCGACACGGCGGTGGAGGTGGTGCGCTCGGCCATCGACGGGGCGCACGTGGAGGCGATTGGTTCGGTGAACGGCGTGGGCCTGGTGAAGGTGATGGGGCGCGACTCGGGCTTTATCGCCGCCTACGGCGCGTTGGCCAGCATGCAGGTCAACTTCTGCCTCGTTCCCGAGGTACCCTTCGACCTCGAGGGCGAGGGCGGGTTCTTCGACTGCCTGGAGAAGCGGTTGCAGCGCCACGGCCACGCGGTGGTGGTGGTGGCGGAGGGCGCCGGCCAGCAGTTCTTCCCCAACGCCACGCGGGAACAGGACGCCTCCGGCAACGTCGTGCCCCGCGACATCGGCGTGTTTCTGCGCGACGAGATCGCCCGTTACCTGCGCGGGCGCGGGCAGATGTTTTCGATGAAGTACATCGATCCCAGCTACATGATCCGCAGTGTGAAGGCCAACGCGGGCGACGCGATCTTCTGCGACAACCTGGCGCGCAACGCGGTGCACGCGGGCATGATCGGCAAGACCGACGTGGTCATCGGTCTGTGGCATGGCATCTATACGCACGTTCCCATCCCGCTCACGGTCCGCGGGCGCAAGCACATCCACCCGGAGAGCTACCTGTGGCGCAGCGTGGTGGCGGCCACCGGCCAGCCCATGGTAATGCGCGCGCGCGCGCGACGCTGA
- a CDS encoding aminoacyl-histidine dipeptidase, with the protein MTRIDTLEPKHVWSHFDKIRQVPRPSRHEEKIREHILAWARERGFEARTDKVGNTVISVPASKGREKAPTVVLQAHMDMVCEKNADVSFDFMKDAIRLEMNGDWLKASGTTLGADNGVGLAAALAVADDPAVAHGPIEILVTVDEETGLTGAAELDPALITGRRLINLDTEELGAIYIGCSGGGNSTVSVPVKTQAAPAGSAFVEAAVTGLKGGHSGMDIHLHRGNAVMTLARILRVASAGTPFHLAAIRGGNAHNAIPREARAVCALKESDVKAFTAAVKTEGGRAATELAASDPEMTVAVKTGAGSVPVMDAASTRRVLNALSLIPHGVEEMSVAVPGLVETSSNLAAVETKESAVEALVSVRSPIRSAMDMLRERLYAVAELAGGSVKDQTPYPGWNPDLQSEMLKVTRGVHERVLGTAPELKAVHAGLECGVIGEKLPGIDMVSIGPWIEAPHSPAERINVPSVAVFWKLLTAVLDDLSR; encoded by the coding sequence ATGACCCGCATCGACACGCTCGAGCCGAAGCACGTCTGGAGCCATTTCGATAAGATCCGCCAGGTTCCCCGGCCCTCGCGCCACGAGGAGAAGATCCGCGAGCACATTCTCGCGTGGGCACGCGAACGTGGCTTCGAGGCGCGCACCGACAAGGTCGGCAACACGGTGATTTCAGTTCCCGCCAGCAAGGGCCGCGAGAAGGCGCCGACGGTGGTGCTGCAGGCACACATGGACATGGTGTGCGAAAAAAACGCCGACGTGTCGTTCGACTTCATGAAGGATGCCATCCGGCTCGAAATGAACGGTGACTGGCTCAAGGCCAGCGGGACCACGCTGGGCGCGGACAACGGTGTCGGGCTCGCCGCGGCGCTGGCGGTTGCCGACGACCCCGCTGTGGCCCACGGGCCCATCGAAATCCTGGTGACGGTAGACGAGGAAACCGGGCTGACCGGCGCGGCGGAACTGGATCCCGCGCTGATCACGGGGCGACGGCTCATCAACCTGGACACCGAAGAACTGGGCGCCATCTACATTGGCTGTTCCGGCGGCGGAAACTCCACCGTGTCCGTCCCGGTGAAGACCCAGGCCGCGCCGGCCGGGTCGGCTTTCGTCGAGGCTGCTGTGACCGGTCTGAAGGGCGGCCATTCCGGCATGGACATCCACCTGCACCGTGGCAACGCGGTGATGACCCTCGCGCGCATCCTGCGTGTCGCCAGCGCCGGCACGCCCTTCCACCTGGCCGCAATTCGTGGCGGAAATGCGCACAACGCCATTCCACGCGAGGCGCGCGCGGTGTGCGCGCTCAAGGAGTCGGACGTGAAGGCGTTCACCGCCGCGGTGAAGACCGAGGGTGGACGCGCGGCGACGGAGCTTGCCGCGTCCGATCCCGAAATGACGGTCGCGGTGAAGACCGGCGCCGGGTCGGTCCCGGTGATGGACGCCGCCTCGACGCGGCGCGTTCTCAATGCGCTATCGCTGATTCCGCACGGGGTGGAGGAAATGAGCGTGGCGGTGCCGGGTCTGGTGGAGACGTCGAGCAACCTGGCCGCGGTGGAGACGAAGGAATCCGCGGTGGAGGCGCTGGTAAGCGTGCGCAGCCCCATTCGTTCCGCCATGGACATGCTGCGCGAGCGGCTGTACGCCGTGGCCGAACTGGCAGGGGGCTCGGTGAAAGACCAGACGCCCTATCCGGGTTGGAATCCAGACCTGCAGTCGGAGATGCTCAAGGTCACCAGGGGTGTGCATGAGCGCGTGCTCGGTACCGCGCCCGAACTCAAGGCGGTGCATGCCGGGCTGGAATGCGGCGTGATCGGCGAGAAGCTGCCAGGTATCGACATGGTATCCATCGGACCGTGGATCGAAGCGCCACACTCACCGGCGGAGCGCATCAACGTGCCGTCCGTGGCCGTGTTCTGGAAACTTCTCACTGCGGTGCTCGACGATCTTTCGCGCTGA